The sequence TTTGTTTGATATTTAGTGAGAAACAAAGACCAAATTACTGCTATGTTAATTTGTGTCTCTTACTGGAAAGCTCCCAATAAAATGACGactaaataatgaaaaattaataattctattttcatattataattaatatagtcTAAAAGCGACTTGTGGCCTTTTTTGCATCAAGTCGTCGAGGTACATTTTCAAAAGTGATATCACACTGGACGTGCAGTTCGAGTGTGGTGCTATAGGGTGTAAACGCTACAGAATTCTCGACACGTAAAGAACTAACCGCATGAAAGAGACGAAGCCGTTTCATTCCATTATTTTATCGCTTTCAGAACGCAGCGGACGCAGGATGGACCGGCGCGCGGCGCCGGGGCAAATGTCGCGCCATATCTCGGTAAGTCAAATCTACATCGTAACTTGGGCTAAGTTCCCAGTCTTAACATTGTGCTCAtgcatatttttcatatattgaacaatatgcgTTACTCGCAAAAAGACAGTCGCATTATCGATTATTCATATGGACAATCGACATGTAAGGACGCGTGTCCAGCGATGTCAATATCGAATCATCTTTTTCACACCACCATCGTGCTGCACGGAGAGGATGGCTGGCAGCAAGAATGCTGCAAAAGGATTTGGCGATTTGTTACTTTTGGCGCGTGAAGTTAACCGCGGGACGCGGCGTCACCTTTGACGCGTGAAGTTGACCGTGCGAGAGTGACGAAGCCGTTTCACTCCACCTTTCTGCGTGTCGCTGTTAGAACGTAACGGACGCAAGGTAAATTGGCTTCGGAATAAGTGGCATCGCGAATCTCTTAACCGGTAAATATAACATGCATCAATCTTGCGTTGTAATTCGTTCGAGCGCGTATCTGTCAATGCTCGTTCGAGCGAAGATACGCGACTCGTAGCGACATGTCAATCGTAATACGCGAAGTTGATCGCGTGGGAAGGAATCTCTCCGCCATCTTAATCGCATTCCTTTCTCATTTGTAGATTGTTGTAGATCGCGGCAAGTAGTCTGACATGCGACCGGTGCCGGAGGGCAAATGTCGCGCCATATCTACTTGCTAAGTCAAATCTGCATCGTAACTTGGGCTAAATCCCCAGTCTTTACTTTGCATTTATGGGCAATACGCGTTACTCGCAATATCGGAAAAAGACAGCCGTCGCATAATCGATTATTATATTCGTGTGGGCAATCGGGACATGTAGGGACGCGTACCCAGCGATGCCGGTATCGAGTCTTTTTGTATCCTCTTTGCATGATGCTGCGCGACAGAGACGAAGCCGTTTCACGTCATCTTAATTTGCGTATCACTTTCAGAACGCGACGGACGCAGAATGAACCGATTCCGGAAAGAGTGGCATCGCGAATCACTTAATTGGTAAGTGGTAATACACGTATCATTTTTACGTTATAATTTGTTCAAAtgcgtaattattaatattcgtTCAAGCGAAGGTCGCGCGATCGCGCGACACTCAATTGTGACGCGCAACGTTAATCGCGCAGGAAAGGAATCGCtttgctatattttaattactgcGTTCTTTTCCCATTTACAGATCGTGGCAATTCTGATATGGATCGGTTTCGAGGCGGATGACATCGTGATATTTATTTGGTAAGTTCCATGCACATTGCAGTACTTGGTCAGCCGATAATCTATGGCAAAAGCATTCcgcttttaatttcatatattctCTGTATATTGAACAGTAAATAATACACttgtcttttatcttttgataattattattttatattgtaacattAGAGTGTGCGAATTAATATTACAGACAGATATTCGTGTTATTGTAATAGTTGAAAATCTGATTGTTGCATTGTCGATTATTTAAgcagataattaatattatatcaatattataatcaatatttgcgCGGATATTTAcctacaatattaatttacttatttgaGTTTTATGATAacaactattataaaaaaaaacaaatgcatATTATTTGTTGTTCAGAAATGTACAGAAAATTCATGAACAtgaatttaagaataaattatccAACGTCACAACATCACTTTTGGCAGGTGAAATTAACCGTGCAAAAGACAagcaatttaattacatttatgcattattttcaGAACGCGACAACAGAGTTGCCCCGAATGAcatagcaaattattttttaattgcaaggaagaagaagaagaggaaatcTGATAATATCAAAACAGGAGAAGGAGGCCTAAGAGAGTATCAGGTATCAGTGGAGCAACTTTGCGGTAAGTCttattgtttatttgcataaaattagtattttcttcatacttatttgttttatttcgataatttaaaaacaatttaacaaataaaaattttaatctaaaatacataacttaatttttatgttgaaattttataaaattgtttcaataaaccttgatatttaattgaaaagccaataaaaaattctgtacaagtaaaaataatgaattattaattcttttctgAATGCTACattgaaaattatctttttatgttACAGAATCATCGTAGCTACATTGCTGATAACTCCACCGTTGCGCATCGGTCAGTAAgtgataaagatttgtattattaaaataatgaatctatgaaaaatataataaatttattgtattaacatcattacaattatatttgaaataactaTAAAACTTCATAAATTCGTTAtcttaaaatagataaaaatttaaaaaattatgaaaagtatttaatattgggcttatatttcattatataaatttaaatttcattttcaaattttgtgtattattGTGCTTGAGATTATACTCGCATAGATACATGtacgtcacacacacaaaataagaaagagaaagggaaaaagacataatatagaatttaataattgcttatattacacaaataacataaatataaataatacaaataggattaaatagaatttatatgaACTGTGCTCTTTTTTGTCAGTTGAAATGTAATTATCTAGATATCAATGCTTAAAATAAGCATCTATAAGATTCCTTTTTTCCCAAAAACTGtacataatttattgcgaaaaataatgctTTAGCCAAGGCTGGCCATTCTGGTTgaggtaatattttttacaataaattatttacattgtgaaaaataataccttAGTCAGGCCTAGTCATTCtaaaagagacagagagaagatcctttctcgatctttcattatttctgttcctattgcctgttgcctggcattgtgtttaggcgACTGCGCGCGCATGCGCGAAAAATGGAGCTCATTTACACTTGCGCGTACACGTTGGTGACTCCAGGCTCCAGGTGACTCGGTGTAAACGTGAAATTCACGACAAGGTGTGAATGCAGGTGCATCGCgcattaatagaaattaattaaaacgtacGCTCGCGCTTTTCGCGAGGAAAAATGAGGAGATCGCCGATGAACAGCGCTGCGCACGGTGGCCGGCCGTCGTACGGCGCGAAACACATGCCGTACAGCAATTGGAAGTCGCCCGGGTACGGGGGTAGAGGTTATCCCTCGTCCGCCCAGGATAATGATCGTCAGAGTTTTCCCGCGAGCAGCCCGATCGCGTCGCAGCCCTGCGACGGCGATTTCATCCCTCTGGACGTGAGCACGCCGACGACGCGACACGAAAAACCGTTCTACAATGTCGCGAATCGGTACAGTCCGTCCGGTGGTGGGACTCGCGGCAGTCCGGGCGGCGGATGGCACAGTTTCAGGGGTAGTAGCCCCTATTACAACTCGCCGAGATCGAACCGGGGTAACCGGTACCCCGTCTACCAGCACTCCCCCAAGTTCAGTGGGCAGAAGAGAAAAGTAAGTGGTCCACTATGTAGGAGGAGACTGGGGCTTGTTGGCACAGCTCtttcacaataaaattattttaaacaaccAATTATTGATTAAACTGTGTACACATagagatttttttctctatattttcGCGCTGAGAACGATTTTGTCATTCCAATGCGGTACACTTTCCTTgcaataagtaaaatataaacatgcTATGTTGTAATAAGCTTGCCACCCGATAACAGGatgaatatattctatatagaAAACATACTTTGTTTTTGTGAATAAttgaaatgaaaatttcattttctttctttttagtttttattttaaattatcagagttaaaaaaaaataaagagttacTCGGGtcaatatcttaataattaaattaaatgttcatACACTTTTTACTACTTGTGTATGAGTTAAACTTGTTTTATATGAGtcgacaaaatttttattcttgtgcacacttgattttaatcattttattgtaacaaatttcTGTTATTATTCAGAATAGGatgatatatattaacaaaattattttttaaattaacaatatgttACTTAGATTCatgcaaatttttgaaatgctcaaaaatttatcttctcttgaatcagatatttttattctaatacttctttgatttaaataaaaactttggaaatactactgtgatactatttataaaaaagagatattttgtgttttttgacaATAAATAAACGAAACAAATTGCCAACTTGTCTCTTCTGCCAACGAGCCCTGAAGATTATGAACTGAAGATTAAGATTTGATCaatcgaataattttaattctattccTTTTTGTTCTGATCAATTAAATTCTGATTATAGGAATACAAATCTTCAATTCATAATCTTCAATCTCCAATGTGTAGTctgattacatttaataatgtaagttatacatatatgtttcgTGTCTTTCTTCAGGGCTACAAAGGAGTCAACAGGCAGGTAAATGTATCGGCGTACGTAGACATGAATTCCTTCTTGGAGGATCCTTGGGAAGagctagtaaaaaaattgggTAATTCGAAGGATATAAGTAAAAGCGAAAGGTCAGAAAGTGAATCTAATTCAGAACTGATAGATTTGACAGAAAGTAAACTGTCAAAGGATACAAACTTGGACGAGTTGCAATGTAGTCAAGAGTGTAAAAATGAACATTCTGTAGATGTGAAGGAGCAGAATATAGATCTTTGTCAGATGTCGAAAGTCAACAGTTCAGTTAAATCGGACCTCGATGATACTTGTTCTGATCAAGATTCGCCAAATGAAAGTATGTGCAGTGTCAGTGACAAGAGCTTTGTAGaggaaaaatagtatttatttgaatgtatCCCTGACAGGGGCATACtgattagaaatatatataataataacaaagaaCAAAGTGcgttataagaaaaaaaatgcattatggTGACAAAAGTTCATGATGTATATATTCATATGATGCATTGtagtaacaaaaatacatataatgtatatatataattgtatatagtATAGTACTcttgtaaatattacataagtaCATAATAGTATATCGTACAATTCTAAAGACTAATTTTTTAGCATACTGGAATTCTAGAGTAcaatctatttaattttttaaaagtgttttttatttttattaattaatttacaaattaattaattaattaatttacaaaatatttttttctaatctaagaaacttttttttatgtatatatccatttacatatgtatgaaat is a genomic window of Monomorium pharaonis isolate MP-MQ-018 chromosome 7, ASM1337386v2, whole genome shotgun sequence containing:
- the LOC105836975 gene encoding uncharacterized protein LOC105836975, yielding MRRSPMNSAAHGGRPSYGAKHMPYSNWKSPGYGGRGYPSSAQDNDRQSFPASSPIASQPCDGDFIPLDVSTPTTRHEKPFYNVANRYSPSGGGTRGSPGGGWHSFRGSSPYYNSPRSNRGNRYPVYQHSPKFSGQKRKGYKGVNRQVNVSAYVDMNSFLEDPWEELVKKLGNSKDISKSERSESESNSELIDLTESKLSKDTNLDELQCSQECKNEHSVDVKEQNIDLCQMSKVNSSVKSDLDDTCSDQDSPNESMCSVSDKSFVEEK